Proteins encoded within one genomic window of Ignavibacteria bacterium:
- a CDS encoding rubrerythrin family protein → MSKTQENLKEAFSGESQAYQKYMAFAKKAEKDGLPNIARLFRTAAEAEKIHAEGHLRSMDGVGSTVENLKAAISGETYEYTVMYPPMAEEAEKEGHKAKRMFNYALKAEEVHAELYKMALDCAILGKDLDDCPIYLCPVCGHIEIGQMPENCPICGAKGDKYVKL, encoded by the coding sequence ATGTCAAAAACACAAGAAAACCTGAAAGAAGCCTTTTCTGGCGAAAGCCAGGCTTACCAGAAGTATATGGCATTTGCAAAAAAAGCAGAAAAAGACGGCCTTCCTAACATAGCCCGCCTTTTCAGAACAGCAGCCGAAGCAGAAAAAATCCACGCCGAAGGACATTTACGCTCAATGGACGGCGTAGGCTCCACGGTTGAAAACCTGAAAGCCGCAATTTCAGGCGAAACTTATGAATATACCGTCATGTATCCCCCCATGGCTGAAGAAGCCGAGAAGGAAGGACACAAGGCAAAACGCATGTTCAACTACGCACTGAAGGCTGAAGAGGTCCATGCCGAATTATATAAGATGGCACTCGACTGCGCTATTTTAGGCAAGGACCTGGATGACTGCCCGATTTACCTCTGCCCCGTATGCGGACACATTGAAATCGGCCAGATGCCCGAAAACTGCCCCATCTGCGGCGCCAAGGGCGATAAGTACGTAAAGCTTTAA
- a CDS encoding YhbY family RNA-binding protein, whose amino-acid sequence MDSLNSKQRAFLRSEAHHLKPVVNIGKEGVTQSARQAVLDAFNTRELLKVKVLEYAPLSAKEAGSEVAGLIEGAELVQVIGRNFVLYRPFPENPKIVLP is encoded by the coding sequence ATGGACAGCCTTAACTCAAAACAACGTGCGTTTCTTCGCTCAGAGGCACATCACCTTAAACCGGTGGTCAATATTGGAAAAGAAGGTGTAACCCAAAGTGCCAGGCAGGCTGTTTTAGATGCGTTTAATACAAGAGAACTCCTTAAAGTAAAAGTGCTGGAATATGCTCCTTTATCAGCCAAGGAAGCCGGCAGTGAAGTTGCCGGTTTAATTGAAGGTGCTGAACTCGTACAGGTGATCGGAAGGAATTTTGTACTCTACCGTCCCTTCCCCGAAAATCCCAAAATCGTTCTGCCTTA
- a CDS encoding cation:proton antiporter — protein MHPVILFDLPVKNPVLIFVIILLTILIVPLVSKRLGIPGIVGMIVSGVVLGPKGVGLLGRDASIELFSTVGLLYIMFIAGLEIDMEEFRKSRNRSVIYGVAAFIIPISLGYIAAAYLLKLDILSSILLASMFASHTLLAYPTASKMGLAQSRSVVVTVGSTIVTDILALLTLAVIIGIKQGEMTGAFWIRIIAGFAVLILLVFLALPRLTVWFFRSLETDGEQQFIYVLAALFLSASLAQAAGLEPIIGAFFAGLAINSYIPSTSPLMNRIVFVGNSIFIPFFLISVGMLVDVRSLYSSTGTWIVAILMTVMSLSSKFIAALIIQNVYKYTSLERNVMFGLSSAQAAATLAIVLIALRAGMFNNDILNGTIFMILVTSLTSSFVVEKEGCRLAVEQEKEPLSPGEITEKILIPISRDETIEPLVDFAAMIQDPASDEPLTALKVAEDSREASDEIMRNRKVLDRAIHHASASEKALRVISRIDSSIANGIMRAVRELLITDVVLDWRGEFRSRNRIFGNILDQLLRDSGTEFYVCRMVNPVNTINKITVVMPERAEYEKGFLKWLLKIRMLAKQTGATLSFYGNNHGLSVIRKEMEEGKPAVEAEYSTITKIASLNWNNGLTQDDLFVLVSARPRSISWNRSLDRFPRRFVKEFPDVNFVALYPEQY, from the coding sequence ATGCATCCGGTTATATTATTCGATCTGCCTGTTAAAAATCCGGTTTTAATTTTTGTTATTATCCTTCTTACAATCCTTATTGTTCCTCTCGTCTCAAAACGCCTGGGAATTCCGGGAATTGTGGGAATGATAGTTTCGGGCGTTGTGCTGGGACCCAAAGGCGTGGGACTCCTGGGGCGCGATGCTAGCATTGAACTCTTCAGCACGGTGGGACTCCTTTACATCATGTTTATCGCGGGGCTTGAAATAGATATGGAGGAATTCCGCAAAAGCCGCAACAGAAGCGTAATCTATGGAGTAGCGGCTTTTATTATTCCAATTTCACTTGGCTATATTGCGGCAGCCTACCTCTTAAAGCTGGATATCCTTTCCTCAATACTTCTGGCTTCAATGTTTGCCTCCCATACGCTGCTTGCATACCCCACGGCAAGCAAGATGGGGCTCGCGCAGTCGAGGTCGGTTGTTGTTACTGTGGGAAGCACAATTGTTACCGATATACTTGCACTTCTTACGCTTGCGGTAATAATCGGTATTAAGCAGGGGGAGATGACGGGTGCCTTCTGGATCAGGATAATTGCGGGCTTTGCCGTTTTAATACTGCTTGTTTTTCTTGCCCTTCCGCGCCTTACGGTATGGTTCTTCCGCAGCCTTGAGACAGACGGGGAGCAGCAGTTCATATACGTCCTGGCTGCGCTGTTCCTTTCGGCATCACTTGCGCAGGCGGCAGGGCTTGAGCCTATAATTGGGGCATTCTTCGCTGGGCTTGCAATCAACAGCTATATCCCTTCCACATCTCCTCTTATGAACAGGATTGTGTTTGTGGGCAATTCCATCTTTATCCCGTTTTTTCTTATTTCTGTGGGAATGCTGGTTGACGTAAGAAGCCTTTACAGCAGCACCGGGACGTGGATTGTTGCAATACTTATGACCGTTATGTCTCTTTCATCAAAATTTATTGCGGCATTGATAATTCAGAATGTATATAAGTATACTTCTCTGGAAAGAAACGTTATGTTCGGGCTCTCCAGCGCGCAGGCGGCCGCAACACTGGCAATTGTGCTTATAGCACTCAGGGCCGGGATGTTTAATAACGACATACTCAACGGCACAATTTTTATGATACTTGTTACAAGCCTTACGAGCTCTTTTGTTGTTGAAAAGGAAGGCTGCCGCCTGGCCGTAGAGCAGGAGAAGGAGCCCTTGAGTCCCGGAGAAATTACAGAAAAGATACTAATCCCGATCTCCCGTGATGAGACAATTGAGCCTCTGGTGGATTTTGCCGCAATGATACAGGATCCTGCCTCCGACGAGCCTCTGACGGCCTTGAAAGTAGCAGAAGACTCGCGCGAGGCATCGGATGAAATTATGAGGAACAGGAAGGTGCTGGACCGTGCTATCCATCACGCCTCGGCTTCCGAAAAGGCTCTGCGCGTTATATCAAGAATCGATTCATCCATTGCAAACGGCATTATGAGGGCCGTAAGGGAGCTTCTGATTACAGACGTGGTGCTCGACTGGCGTGGAGAGTTCCGTTCGCGCAACCGTATATTCGGCAACATACTTGACCAGCTTTTGAGGGATTCCGGTACGGAGTTTTATGTATGCCGGATGGTTAACCCTGTAAATACAATAAATAAAATAACCGTTGTCATGCCTGAGCGTGCGGAGTATGAAAAGGGGTTCTTAAAGTGGCTCTTGAAGATCAGGATGCTTGCAAAGCAGACCGGGGCAACACTTTCCTTTTACGGGAATAACCACGGATTAAGTGTAATACGTAAAGAGATGGAGGAAGGCAAGCCTGCCGTGGAAGCCGAATACAGCACAATTACAAAGATTGCCTCGCTTAACTGGAATAACGGTCTGACGCAGGACGACCTGTTTGTGCTGGTTAGTGCCAGGCCGAGGAGCATCTCGTGGAACAGGAGTCTGGACCGTTTCCCCCGCCGTTTTGTAAAGGAATTCCCGGATGTAAATTTTGTGGCGCTCTATCCGGAGCAATATTAG
- a CDS encoding DUF2807 domain-containing protein, translated as MRRNFVKILYLSLPVLFLAFSFASAQETRKFDYKDFNTVEAGYGMHVQITQANSYSIEVKAGKRDFEHLKVEKHGGTLSFTMKGWFNHRQDDITITITMPKLTGISLSGGSKGIITMSNPSDNFEGELSGGAKLKGTLKCANASFELSGGSWISLQGNGNNLKVDGSGGSSFKLKDFKVNNVNTELSGGSEAEVNMNGRLNADQSGGSRVVYYGNATMGTTDLSGGASVSKGE; from the coding sequence ATGAGAAGGAATTTCGTAAAAATCCTTTATCTTTCTTTACCTGTCCTGTTCCTGGCTTTCAGCTTTGCCTCAGCACAGGAGACAAGAAAATTTGACTATAAGGATTTTAACACGGTTGAAGCCGGCTACGGCATGCACGTTCAGATTACTCAGGCCAATAGTTATTCAATTGAAGTAAAAGCCGGCAAAAGGGATTTTGAACACCTGAAAGTTGAAAAACACGGCGGCACACTAAGCTTTACAATGAAAGGCTGGTTTAATCACAGGCAGGACGATATTACAATTACCATTACAATGCCTAAACTCACCGGAATCAGCTTGAGCGGAGGCTCAAAGGGGATAATTACAATGAGTAATCCCTCGGACAATTTTGAAGGCGAACTCTCAGGAGGCGCAAAGCTGAAAGGGACTCTTAAATGCGCTAATGCATCGTTCGAACTTTCAGGCGGAAGCTGGATAAGCCTTCAGGGAAACGGCAATAACCTGAAAGTTGACGGCTCCGGCGGAAGCTCATTCAAGCTGAAAGATTTTAAGGTTAATAATGTGAACACCGAACTCTCGGGCGGAAGCGAAGCCGAAGTTAATATGAACGGAAGGCTTAACGCGGACCAGAGCGGCGGATCAAGAGTAGTTTACTACGGCAACGCCACCATGGGTACAACCGACCTCAGCGGCGGCGCCTCGGTTTCAAAAGGAGAATAA